A section of the Aminiphilus circumscriptus DSM 16581 genome encodes:
- a CDS encoding acyclic terpene utilization AtuA family protein — protein MNRRIMKKKKSVRILCPNGHLGFAPTKEESFFLGVEARPDYYCCDSGSDDIGPAALGRDVSVSPVAWQRHDLELMFLASRRQGVPMIIGSAGDTGTRSRVDLYVKMIAEMAAEHDVPPFRIAWFYSDVEKELLRTMMERGVVVEGLDGRPPLSLEELERTTRIVAVAGVHPFRKALEAGADVIIGGRSSDCAIFAAAALHEGCSPDLAYYLGKVLECASFCAEPYAGKESVLGTIMDDAVYVTAMHPQQRCTVASVAGHAMYERANPFFEHVAGGVLDMRTCRYEQVEEKTCKITGSIFRPDEKGVRVKLEGAGKVGERFIGIAGIRDPYSIAHVDDMIAWARQQVRERLPEEAYHLEYHVYGRDAILKDLESCLDAVPHEVCVVVEGVASDASLAEEVALIGTRQLFYARLPEVKGTAGSVAFLFDEVLPAPPVYSWTLNHVVPVEDPLELFPVFSAQVRKGVLEGEKRL, from the coding sequence GTGAACAGGCGGATCATGAAGAAAAAAAAGAGCGTGCGTATTCTGTGTCCGAACGGTCATCTCGGTTTTGCTCCCACGAAGGAAGAAAGCTTTTTTCTCGGGGTTGAAGCGCGTCCTGATTATTACTGCTGTGATTCGGGAAGCGACGATATCGGTCCAGCGGCGCTCGGCAGAGATGTCTCGGTAAGTCCCGTAGCATGGCAAAGGCATGATTTGGAGCTCATGTTCCTCGCATCGCGGAGACAAGGTGTTCCCATGATCATTGGCTCCGCCGGGGACACGGGAACACGGAGTCGTGTCGATCTCTACGTGAAGATGATCGCCGAAATGGCGGCGGAGCACGATGTGCCTCCCTTTCGCATTGCCTGGTTCTATTCGGACGTGGAAAAAGAGTTACTCCGAACCATGATGGAGCGGGGGGTGGTTGTCGAAGGGCTCGACGGACGGCCTCCGCTGTCGCTTGAGGAGCTGGAGAGGACAACGCGTATTGTGGCCGTTGCGGGGGTACACCCTTTTCGGAAGGCCCTCGAGGCGGGAGCGGATGTCATTATTGGAGGGCGCTCCAGCGATTGTGCGATTTTTGCTGCTGCGGCCCTGCACGAAGGATGTTCTCCGGATCTCGCCTATTATCTCGGAAAAGTGTTGGAATGCGCCTCCTTTTGTGCGGAGCCTTACGCAGGCAAAGAGTCCGTCCTTGGAACGATCATGGACGACGCGGTCTACGTTACGGCGATGCATCCCCAGCAGAGATGTACCGTGGCCTCCGTAGCGGGACACGCCATGTATGAGCGGGCCAATCCTTTTTTCGAGCACGTGGCGGGAGGCGTTTTGGACATGCGCACCTGCCGGTACGAACAAGTGGAGGAAAAGACGTGCAAAATAACCGGTTCCATCTTTCGTCCCGATGAAAAGGGCGTTCGGGTGAAACTTGAGGGAGCGGGCAAGGTCGGTGAGCGTTTCATCGGCATTGCTGGCATTCGGGATCCCTATTCCATCGCCCACGTGGACGACATGATTGCCTGGGCGCGACAGCAGGTCCGAGAGCGCTTACCTGAAGAAGCGTATCACCTGGAATACCATGTCTACGGCCGAGATGCGATCTTGAAAGATCTCGAGTCCTGTCTTGATGCAGTTCCTCATGAGGTGTGCGTCGTCGTCGAAGGAGTCGCCTCCGATGCGTCTCTTGCAGAGGAAGTGGCGCTTATCGGAACGCGGCAACTTTTTTACGCTCGTCTTCCCGAAGTCAAGGGAACGGCGGGTTCTGTGGCGTTTCTTTTTGACGAAGTCCTTCCTGCGCCGCCGGTCTATTCGTGGACGCTCAATCATGTTGTTCCTGTCGAGGATCCCCTTGAGCTGTTCCCGGTCTTTTCCGCTCAGGTGCGGAAAGGAGTTTTGGAAGGAGAGAAACGGCTATGA
- a CDS encoding NrpR regulatory domain-containing protein — protein sequence MEELSGTLREIFSLLYFEEGEKTSTELGEALRMRGVNVDTRTVRYHLTSLEKEGLLKKNGRKGALLTQKGVEVARRILLQERFGAPSLEVERLLCEATIDPTQGKGNAIVNMVLLPEKHLSQALELLSHLAGSSLIISPLLDILSSGTRLWHTEVPFGSRGLLCLSSRNYDVLFRRAGIFCESSATGLFQIREGAPEGFVELLSASGSTLSPGELLIRGRYTSVYEAATRGTGYVTTGIKIFPAFLYNQARHVVDLLERIGISGVVSMGSTLPSEYAPVVSARNRGICLVHGGANYVAPLVEKGLTEELSIASGLYPLENMAPPETFLRR from the coding sequence ATGGAGGAGCTCTCCGGTACGTTGCGAGAAATCTTTTCCCTGCTCTATTTTGAGGAAGGGGAGAAGACATCGACAGAGCTGGGGGAAGCGTTGCGCATGCGCGGCGTGAACGTCGATACGAGAACTGTCCGATATCACCTTACATCTCTCGAGAAAGAAGGGCTTCTCAAAAAAAACGGGCGCAAAGGCGCTCTTCTCACGCAAAAAGGAGTCGAAGTAGCCCGGCGCATTCTCCTTCAAGAACGGTTTGGTGCGCCCTCCCTCGAGGTGGAACGTCTCCTCTGCGAAGCTACGATCGATCCGACGCAAGGAAAAGGAAACGCCATCGTCAACATGGTTCTTCTTCCGGAAAAACACCTCTCTCAAGCGCTGGAGCTCCTCTCGCATCTCGCGGGCTCTTCCTTGATCATTTCGCCTCTTCTCGACATTCTCTCCTCCGGAACCCGCCTTTGGCATACGGAGGTTCCGTTTGGTTCGCGAGGACTGCTCTGTCTTTCATCACGAAACTACGACGTGCTGTTTCGTCGTGCCGGTATTTTCTGCGAAAGCAGCGCTACGGGACTTTTTCAAATCCGAGAAGGCGCTCCAGAGGGATTTGTAGAGCTTCTTTCCGCATCCGGAAGCACCTTGAGCCCAGGGGAGCTACTCATCCGGGGGCGGTACACCTCTGTCTATGAAGCGGCAACCCGAGGAACGGGATATGTGACTACGGGAATCAAAATCTTTCCGGCTTTCCTCTACAATCAGGCCCGTCATGTGGTGGACTTGCTCGAACGTATCGGCATTTCAGGAGTCGTCTCCATGGGAAGCACTTTGCCTTCGGAGTACGCTCCGGTTGTTTCAGCCCGCAACAGAGGAATTTGTCTCGTCCACGGAGGCGCGAACTATGTCGCACCCCTTGTGGAAAAGGGTTTGACGGAAGAGCTTTCCATCGCGAGCGGACTCTATCCGCTGGAAAACATGGCGCCTCCTGAAACGTTTTTGCGTCGATAA
- a CDS encoding YfcC family protein, with product MRFPEWIKNPHGYFIISLLILLATLATWTLPAGEYQRVKDPHSGKTVVDPASYAIVESQPVNPFKMLQAIPTGFRQSAGIIAFVFLIAGAIQIIRATGALDAGIIAAVKFMQGKDTPLLVCIMLVFALLGAFFGFAEETIPLIPLGVAMALALGYDRVVGFHLVRTAAWVGFAGAIMNPFTIGVAQSIAEVPLYSGIGYRVVCFLVFFVIAAWFILRYARSCKGDPSKSILWGYKEEEGEMAKYDLDYSMQELTLVRKLILLLLLSGIGIQIWGVIKYEWYTTEISALFLGVGLLAGILARMNPTQLFREFVNGAKGVTYGALIIGFARAIVVILENGKVLDTVVYGFAMPLAHVGSVGAGVVMFLVQSGINFFIGSGSGQAAATMPIMTPLSDLVGVTRQTAVLAFQFGDGITNMFYPAMIYYLAFADIPYDRWVRHIAKLTLLLTVAGGVLVAVAAWIGYGPF from the coding sequence ATGCGTTTTCCGGAATGGATCAAGAATCCGCACGGATATTTTATTATTTCCCTGCTCATTCTTTTGGCTACCCTTGCCACATGGACCCTTCCCGCCGGAGAATATCAGCGCGTCAAAGATCCTCACAGCGGCAAAACCGTTGTTGATCCCGCTTCGTATGCGATTGTGGAATCACAACCGGTGAATCCCTTCAAGATGCTTCAGGCGATTCCCACGGGATTCCGCCAGAGCGCTGGCATCATCGCCTTCGTGTTTCTCATCGCTGGAGCAATTCAGATCATTCGCGCCACAGGGGCACTCGATGCGGGAATCATCGCCGCGGTAAAATTCATGCAGGGAAAGGATACGCCACTCCTGGTCTGTATTATGTTGGTTTTTGCTCTTTTGGGTGCCTTTTTCGGCTTTGCGGAGGAGACGATCCCCCTCATTCCTCTTGGTGTGGCCATGGCCCTCGCTCTCGGCTATGATCGCGTTGTGGGATTTCATCTCGTCCGCACCGCCGCGTGGGTCGGTTTTGCTGGTGCTATCATGAACCCCTTCACCATCGGTGTAGCCCAAAGCATCGCGGAAGTGCCCCTGTACTCTGGAATCGGATACCGCGTGGTCTGTTTCCTCGTGTTCTTCGTTATCGCCGCGTGGTTTATTCTCCGATACGCCAGATCCTGCAAGGGCGATCCTTCGAAGAGCATTCTTTGGGGATACAAAGAAGAAGAAGGGGAAATGGCCAAGTACGATCTGGATTATTCCATGCAGGAACTGACGCTGGTGCGTAAGCTCATCCTTCTTCTCCTTTTGAGCGGCATAGGCATACAGATATGGGGTGTCATCAAATATGAATGGTATACCACCGAAATTTCTGCCCTTTTTCTGGGTGTTGGGCTTCTCGCGGGAATTCTTGCGCGAATGAACCCAACGCAGCTTTTTCGAGAGTTCGTCAACGGTGCCAAGGGCGTTACATACGGTGCTCTGATCATCGGATTCGCTCGTGCCATCGTGGTCATTCTCGAAAACGGCAAGGTTTTGGACACCGTCGTGTACGGATTTGCCATGCCGCTCGCGCATGTGGGGAGCGTAGGTGCTGGGGTCGTCATGTTTCTCGTTCAATCGGGGATCAATTTCTTCATCGGTTCTGGAAGCGGACAAGCTGCGGCGACAATGCCCATCATGACTCCTCTTTCGGATCTCGTAGGAGTCACGCGCCAGACCGCTGTCTTGGCGTTTCAGTTCGGTGACGGCATCACAAACATGTTTTATCCCGCCATGATCTACTATCTTGCCTTTGCGGACATTCCTTATGACAGATGGGTTCGGCACATTGCCAAACTCACGCTTCTTTTGACTGTGGCTGGCGGTGTCCTTGTTGCCGTGGCCGCTTGGATAGGATATGGTCCTTTTTAG
- a CDS encoding EVE domain-containing protein, translated as MRYYISLFSPETFQKFLESSKDISGFRKKQENAAKHIKKGDILVCYMTRISRFFALFEVIENYFIDDKPIFVDSDDPYVVRFKIKPIVLLDINHSVPIFDEKLWDKLSFTKKRSWTAMVRSSLREIDEEDGKIIESVLKEQEKIKRIYKLDEKEEKKLKQKQHRVKSNESIINVSVPEDDEESYKEAHTPFTTEIRESIKIQAEIARIGTMMNFKIWVPKSDIQKIRGYLKNFDLNIIDELPLNYDDTTLKTIENIDVLWLKGRSIVRAFEVEHTTSIYSGILRMADLMALQPNLDIKAHIVAPEERKEKVFQEITRPVFSLLDGKPLSERCSFISYDSVLELSKERQLQYMNDMVLEQYEEYGVED; from the coding sequence ATGCGTTATTATATCAGCTTGTTTTCACCTGAAACATTTCAAAAGTTTCTAGAATCATCAAAAGACATCTCCGGTTTTAGAAAGAAGCAGGAGAATGCAGCTAAGCATATAAAAAAAGGAGACATCCTTGTTTGTTATATGACCAGGATTTCACGTTTTTTTGCACTTTTTGAAGTAATAGAGAATTATTTCATTGATGATAAACCGATATTTGTGGATTCAGATGATCCATATGTTGTTAGGTTTAAGATAAAGCCAATTGTCTTACTGGATATCAATCATTCCGTTCCAATTTTTGATGAAAAACTTTGGGATAAATTATCTTTTACTAAAAAACGATCATGGACTGCAATGGTTCGCTCAAGCCTAAGAGAAATTGATGAAGAAGATGGGAAGATAATTGAATCGGTTTTGAAAGAACAAGAAAAGATAAAGAGGATATACAAACTTGATGAAAAAGAAGAAAAAAAGCTAAAACAGAAACAGCATAGAGTAAAATCAAACGAAAGCATTATAAATGTCTCAGTCCCTGAGGATGACGAAGAATCTTATAAAGAGGCACACACTCCCTTTACGACGGAGATAAGAGAATCAATAAAAATACAAGCAGAGATTGCTAGAATTGGAACGATGATGAATTTTAAAATATGGGTTCCAAAGAGTGACATCCAAAAAATCAGAGGTTACTTAAAAAACTTCGATCTCAACATAATAGATGAACTACCATTAAACTACGATGATACAACACTAAAGACAATTGAAAATATTGACGTATTATGGCTAAAGGGAAGATCAATTGTAAGGGCTTTTGAAGTTGAACATACGACTTCAATTTATTCGGGGATCCTTAGAATGGCAGACTTAATGGCATTACAACCAAATCTAGATATCAAAGCACATATAGTAGCTCCAGAGGAAAGGAAAGAGAAAGTTTTTCAAGAAATTACACGTCCGGTTTTTTCATTACTTGATGGTAAACCATTGTCTGAAAGATGTTCTTTTATTTCCTATGATTCTGTTCTTGAATTGTCAAAAGAGAGGCAACTGCAATACATGAATGATATGGTATTAGAACAATACGAAGAATATGGCGTTGAAGACTGA
- a CDS encoding DUF4387 domain-containing protein, with translation MKKPLASIAKTVRSKNAGVDKITFDVIFPDDHAYKHVCATGVLEKKRIAELFRICEERITDHVYFDPAKAVKFTIRRLVPSGGLGETDLFGCQQYAPLLQIEVPWKDEVE, from the coding sequence ATGAAGAAGCCCCTTGCCTCGATCGCCAAGACGGTTCGCAGCAAAAACGCAGGAGTCGATAAGATCACTTTCGACGTGATCTTTCCAGACGATCATGCGTATAAACATGTTTGCGCCACGGGTGTTTTGGAAAAGAAGCGCATCGCCGAACTCTTCCGTATTTGTGAGGAAAGGATCACGGATCATGTCTATTTCGATCCGGCGAAGGCTGTGAAATTCACCATTCGCCGGCTTGTGCCGAGCGGAGGTCTCGGAGAGACAGATCTCTTTGGATGTCAGCAATATGCGCCGCTGCTGCAGATTGAGGTTCCCTGGAAGGATGAAGTGGAGTGA
- a CDS encoding IS3 family transposase (programmed frameshift) — protein sequence MAKNATNGRYSKEFRHEAVNMIIEGGLTAYEASRQLSLPKSTLENWVRAYKAGKLSDIGGERRPLTQVEEELERVKRELAQVKQERDILKKAAAYFGPGVAVRYAVIRRFRSKYPVPRLCRVLEVSTSGYYAWLKRPDSLRNQEEKRLELEIIAAHKRTEETYGPERLQKELACHGVHIGVHRIKRIRRKLGLRCKQVKKFKATTNANHKLPVATNLLEQNFVTEAPNQVWVTDITYIPTAEGWLYLAGHKDLFTGEIVGYAMGERMTKNLVTQSLFRAVAAKRPAAGLIHHSDRGSQYCAAGYRKLLDQFKMRASMSRRGNCYDNAPIESFWGVLKNELVHHCRYETRQEAIRQITTYIEIFYNRQRRQKRLGYLSPAAYEKQFFKEQ from the exons ATGGCAAAGAACGCAACGAACGGTCGCTATTCGAAAGAATTTCGGCATGAAGCCGTCAACATGATCATTGAAGGCGGCTTGACAGCATATGAAGCATCGCGTCAACTCTCCCTGCCCAAGTCGACCCTGGAAAACTGGGTGAGAGCGTACAAGGCCGGAAAACTTTCCGATATTGGCGGCGAGCGGCGGCCTCTCACTCAGGTTGAGGAGGAGCTTGAGCGCGTCAAACGAGAGCTTGCTCAAGTAAAACAGGAGCGCGATATCTTAAAAAAAGCCGCCGCGTACTTTG GCCCGGGAGTCGCTGTCCGGTACGCGGTAATCAGGCGGTTTCGATCGAAGTATCCGGTTCCTCGGCTATGTCGGGTTCTGGAGGTTTCAACCAGTGGCTACTACGCCTGGCTGAAACGACCGGATTCTCTCCGGAATCAAGAGGAAAAACGGCTCGAACTCGAAATCATAGCGGCTCATAAAAGAACGGAAGAAACCTACGGTCCGGAACGTCTGCAGAAAGAGCTTGCCTGCCACGGCGTTCACATTGGAGTTCACCGGATCAAACGGATTCGCAGGAAACTGGGGCTTCGCTGCAAACAGGTCAAAAAGTTCAAGGCAACCACAAACGCAAACCACAAGCTGCCGGTTGCCACAAATCTTTTAGAACAAAACTTTGTCACGGAGGCCCCGAATCAAGTCTGGGTAACGGATATCACTTACATCCCCACAGCCGAGGGCTGGTTATATCTTGCCGGTCACAAGGATCTTTTTACCGGAGAGATTGTGGGCTACGCCATGGGAGAACGCATGACAAAGAATCTGGTCACCCAGTCCCTGTTTCGCGCTGTCGCTGCCAAGAGGCCTGCGGCTGGTTTGATTCATCATTCCGACCGTGGCAGTCAGTACTGCGCCGCGGGCTACCGAAAACTCCTTGACCAGTTCAAAATGCGGGCATCGATGAGCCGCCGTGGGAACTGCTATGACAACGCGCCCATTGAGAGTTTCTGGGGTGTGCTGAAAAACGAACTCGTTCATCATTGCCGTTACGAAACCCGGCAGGAAGCTATACGGCAGATCACGACGTACATCGAAATCTTTTACAATCGGCAGCGACGGCAGAAGAGACTTGGTTATCTCTCCCCTGCCGCCTATGAGAAACAATTTTTCAAAGAGCAGTAG